In Rubrivirga marina, the following are encoded in one genomic region:
- a CDS encoding SDR family oxidoreductase, giving the protein MSDAQTPNQYTMQDPRTQYPRPPFPRQPQDAPGLTTKMDPVPDHGEESYRGFGRMEGRRALITGGDSGIGRAAAIAYAREGAAVAINYLDVESPDAESLKDLIEGEGGTLHLLPGDLTDEAFCTTLIDDAREALGGLDVLVINAGKQTSQESIRDITTEQFDQTYKTNVYAMFWLAKAAVPHLEPGSAIITTTSIQGYKPSANLLDYASTKYAIIGFTKALAKQLAEDGVRVNGVAPGPFWTPLQPSGGQPQDKIEEFGKQVPLGRPGQPAEIASTYVFLATQESGYITGEIVGVTGGDPTM; this is encoded by the coding sequence ATGTCGGACGCCCAGACGCCCAACCAGTACACGATGCAGGACCCGCGGACGCAGTACCCGCGGCCGCCCTTCCCGCGTCAGCCCCAGGACGCGCCGGGGCTCACTACGAAGATGGACCCCGTGCCGGACCACGGCGAGGAGAGCTACCGCGGCTTCGGCCGGATGGAGGGCCGCCGGGCGCTCATCACCGGCGGCGACTCCGGGATTGGCCGCGCGGCGGCCATCGCCTACGCCCGCGAGGGCGCGGCCGTCGCCATCAACTACCTCGACGTGGAGAGCCCGGACGCCGAATCGCTGAAGGACCTCATCGAGGGAGAGGGCGGCACGCTCCACCTCCTCCCGGGCGACCTCACCGACGAGGCGTTCTGCACGACGCTCATCGACGACGCCCGCGAGGCGCTCGGCGGGCTCGACGTGCTCGTCATCAACGCCGGGAAACAGACGTCGCAGGAGTCGATCCGCGACATCACGACGGAGCAGTTCGACCAGACCTACAAGACCAACGTCTACGCCATGTTCTGGTTGGCCAAGGCGGCCGTCCCGCACCTCGAGCCCGGCTCGGCGATCATCACGACGACCTCGATCCAGGGCTACAAGCCATCGGCGAACCTCCTCGACTACGCCTCGACGAAGTACGCCATCATCGGCTTCACGAAGGCGCTCGCGAAACAGCTCGCCGAGGACGGCGTCCGCGTCAACGGCGTCGCACCGGGCCCGTTCTGGACGCCGCTCCAGCCCTCCGGCGGGCAGCCTCAAGACAAGATCGAGGAGTTCGGGAAGCAGGTCCCGCTCGGGCGTCCGGGCCAGCCGGCCGAGATCGCGTCGACCTACGTGTTCCTCGCCACGCAGGAGTCGGGCTACATCACCGGCGAGATCGTCGGCGTGACCGGCGGCGACCCGACGATGTAA
- a CDS encoding M14 metallopeptidase family protein: MPRRLPFLLALLAVAASAQVPTPEGFLGYALGERFTPHHRVVDYVEAVAEASPLVTLTPYGETVEGRPLLVAVVAESPEAAESTRRSQIGATRGEGVPEKAVVWLSYNVHGDEAVSTEAALRTLYRLTQPESRALLGDVVVILDPCLNPDGRERYVHGYRQRYGAEPNADPDAREHEQPWPGGRFNHYLFDLNRDWAWGTQPETRARLALYRQWMPAVHVDFHEQGVESPYYFAPAAEPFHPRITPWQRELQTRIGRANAEVFDREGWLYFTREVFDLFYPAYGDTWPSFNGAVGMTYEQGGSGRAGLAIRTAEGDTLTLADRIDHHVATGIETVRTVARDAAEVRRQFAAGFEAAPEGAPTYVAQGDPARLDALADLLDLQGIAYGWARGDQSVRGVRYGGGLGAPTEAERVAVESGALVVSTDQPAGRLAAVLFEPNPALADSVTYDATAWALPYVYGVEGVAAEAAVATGGPAPPEPALPTGRPYAYVAGWSAPGDARLLARLLREGVGVRVVPEPFEANGQTFGRGTLVVTRAGNSRLGDRFDEVVRRAAAETGRPLAALASGFAEAGPDLGSNQVGFVRRPKVAVLADSPVSPTALGEVWHWLDAVVAYPATLLTAEEVSASDLDGVEVLVMPDGGYGAWLTTDRADVLRQWVRAGGRLVAMERGATALAGLDGFGLDTRDAPDADSTAEARLRRYAERDRQSASGDVPGAVYRVALDNSHPLAFGYPDWTYVLKRRVAPSDFFEPGDGWNVGVVRSGAPAAGFAGAEAQGRLEDSLVFGVEEIGSGSVVYLLDSPLFRGFWADGQLLFANAVFGMEAF; encoded by the coding sequence ATGCCCCGTCGTCTCCCCTTCCTGCTCGCGCTCCTCGCCGTCGCCGCCTCGGCGCAGGTCCCCACCCCGGAGGGCTTCCTCGGCTACGCCCTCGGCGAGCGGTTCACGCCGCACCACCGCGTGGTGGACTACGTCGAGGCCGTCGCCGAGGCGAGCCCGCTCGTCACGCTGACGCCGTATGGCGAGACGGTCGAGGGCCGGCCGCTCCTCGTGGCCGTCGTCGCCGAGAGCCCGGAAGCCGCGGAGTCCACGCGCCGGAGCCAGATCGGCGCCACGCGCGGCGAGGGCGTGCCCGAAAAAGCCGTCGTCTGGCTGAGCTACAACGTCCACGGCGACGAGGCCGTGAGCACCGAGGCCGCCCTGCGGACGCTCTACCGCCTCACACAGCCCGAGTCGCGCGCGCTCCTCGGCGACGTCGTCGTGATCCTCGACCCGTGCCTGAACCCCGACGGCCGCGAGCGCTACGTACACGGCTACCGCCAGCGGTACGGGGCCGAGCCGAACGCCGACCCCGACGCCCGCGAGCACGAGCAGCCGTGGCCCGGCGGGCGGTTCAACCACTACCTCTTCGACCTGAACCGCGACTGGGCCTGGGGCACGCAGCCCGAGACGCGCGCCCGCCTCGCGCTCTACCGCCAGTGGATGCCCGCCGTCCACGTCGACTTCCACGAGCAGGGCGTCGAGAGCCCGTACTACTTCGCGCCGGCCGCCGAGCCGTTCCACCCGCGCATCACGCCGTGGCAGCGCGAGCTCCAGACGCGGATCGGCCGGGCCAACGCCGAGGTGTTCGACCGCGAGGGCTGGCTCTACTTCACCCGCGAGGTGTTCGACCTGTTCTACCCCGCCTACGGCGACACATGGCCCTCGTTCAACGGGGCCGTGGGGATGACGTACGAGCAGGGCGGCAGCGGCCGGGCCGGCCTCGCGATCCGAACCGCCGAGGGCGACACGCTGACGCTGGCGGACCGGATCGACCACCACGTGGCGACCGGGATCGAGACCGTGCGGACGGTCGCCCGCGACGCCGCCGAGGTCCGCCGCCAGTTCGCGGCCGGCTTCGAAGCGGCGCCAGAAGGCGCCCCGACCTACGTCGCGCAGGGCGACCCCGCCCGCCTCGACGCGCTCGCCGACCTCCTCGACCTCCAGGGCATCGCCTACGGCTGGGCGCGCGGCGACCAGAGCGTCCGCGGCGTCCGCTACGGTGGAGGCCTCGGCGCGCCGACCGAGGCGGAGCGGGTCGCGGTGGAATCCGGCGCGCTCGTCGTCTCGACGGATCAGCCGGCTGGCCGGCTGGCGGCCGTCCTGTTCGAGCCGAACCCGGCCCTCGCCGACTCCGTGACGTACGACGCGACGGCGTGGGCGCTGCCCTACGTCTACGGCGTCGAAGGCGTCGCGGCCGAGGCCGCCGTGGCGACCGGCGGCCCAGCCCCCCCGGAGCCGGCCCTCCCGACCGGACGGCCGTATGCCTACGTCGCCGGGTGGAGCGCGCCGGGCGACGCGCGGCTACTGGCGCGGCTGCTCCGCGAGGGCGTCGGCGTCCGCGTCGTGCCGGAGCCGTTCGAGGCGAACGGTCAGACGTTCGGGCGCGGGACGCTCGTAGTCACGCGGGCCGGCAACAGCCGCCTCGGCGACCGGTTCGACGAGGTCGTGCGACGCGCCGCCGCGGAGACCGGCCGGCCGCTGGCCGCGCTCGCCAGCGGGTTCGCCGAGGCCGGCCCAGACCTTGGATCCAACCAGGTCGGCTTCGTCCGCCGCCCGAAGGTGGCCGTCCTCGCGGATTCCCCCGTCTCGCCGACGGCGCTCGGCGAGGTCTGGCACTGGCTCGACGCCGTCGTCGCGTACCCCGCGACGCTCCTCACCGCCGAGGAGGTCTCGGCGTCCGACCTCGACGGCGTCGAGGTGCTCGTGATGCCCGACGGCGGCTACGGGGCGTGGCTGACGACCGACCGCGCCGACGTGCTCCGCCAGTGGGTGCGGGCCGGCGGCCGGCTGGTCGCGATGGAACGGGGGGCGACGGCGCTCGCGGGCCTCGATGGGTTCGGCCTCGACACGCGCGACGCGCCCGACGCCGACTCGACCGCCGAGGCCCGCCTCCGACGCTACGCCGAGCGCGACCGCCAGAGCGCCTCCGGCGACGTGCCCGGCGCCGTCTACCGCGTCGCCCTCGACAACTCGCACCCGCTCGCCTTCGGCTACCCCGACTGGACGTACGTCCTCAAGCGCCGCGTCGCCCCGTCCGACTTTTTCGAGCCCGGCGACGGGTGGAACGTGGGCGTCGTTCGCTCTGGCGCGCCGGCGGCCGGGTTCGCCGGCGCCGAGGCCCAGGGCCGGCTGGAGGACTCGCTCGTGTTCGGGGTCGAGGAGATCGGCAGCGGGTCGGTGGTGTACCTGCTCGACTCTCCCCTCTTCCGCGGCTTCTGGGCCGACGGCCAGCTCCTGTTCGCGAACGCCGTCTTCGGGATGGAAGCGTTTTAG
- a CDS encoding synaptic vesicle VAT-1 family membrane protein — protein MRQVWIPRTGAPDVLEVREAPDPTPGPGEVLVAVEAAGVNFADVLARQGLYPDAPDLPAVVGYEVAGTVARLGDGVKGLEEGDPVVALTRFGGYSSHVVAPAAAVFQRPVGMSAEDGAAIPVNYLTAYQMMVVMGSVRHARELGGQRMRVLVHGASGGVGTACGDLGTIYGVELFGTASPSKHGYVRERGYHHAIDYRHRDFVAEVRDLTDGEGVDLVLDPIGGAHWGRSLDALAPAGRLVVYGVSSVAGGGRLALARMALKVPWVRTSPFALMNANHGVLGVNLGHLWTARDRVAGWARSLLAYAEAGKVRPHVDRVFSFDEAAEAHRYLEERKNRGKVLLRP, from the coding sequence ATGCGCCAGGTCTGGATCCCCCGCACCGGAGCCCCCGACGTCCTCGAGGTCCGCGAGGCGCCCGATCCCACGCCTGGCCCCGGCGAGGTCCTCGTCGCCGTCGAGGCGGCCGGGGTCAACTTCGCCGACGTCCTCGCGCGGCAGGGGCTGTATCCAGACGCGCCCGACCTGCCGGCCGTCGTCGGCTACGAGGTGGCCGGCACGGTCGCCCGCCTCGGCGACGGCGTGAAGGGACTTGAGGAGGGCGACCCCGTGGTCGCTCTGACGCGGTTCGGGGGCTATTCGTCGCATGTCGTCGCGCCCGCGGCCGCGGTGTTCCAACGTCCGGTGGGGATGAGCGCGGAGGACGGCGCGGCCATCCCGGTCAACTACCTCACGGCGTACCAGATGATGGTCGTGATGGGGAGCGTCCGCCACGCGCGGGAGCTGGGCGGGCAGCGGATGCGGGTCCTCGTCCACGGCGCGTCGGGCGGCGTCGGGACGGCCTGCGGCGACCTCGGGACGATCTACGGCGTCGAGCTGTTCGGGACGGCCTCGCCGTCCAAGCACGGCTACGTCCGTGAGCGGGGCTACCACCACGCGATCGACTACCGACACAGGGACTTCGTGGCGGAAGTGAGGGACCTGACCGACGGTGAGGGCGTCGACCTCGTGCTCGACCCGATCGGCGGGGCGCACTGGGGGCGGAGCCTCGACGCGCTCGCGCCGGCGGGCCGCCTCGTCGTCTACGGCGTGTCGTCGGTGGCGGGCGGTGGCCGGCTCGCGCTCGCGCGGATGGCCCTGAAGGTGCCGTGGGTCCGGACGAGCCCGTTCGCGCTCATGAACGCGAACCACGGCGTGCTCGGCGTCAACCTCGGTCACCTGTGGACCGCCCGCGACCGCGTCGCCGGCTGGGCCCGCTCCCTCCTCGCGTATGCCGAGGCCGGGAAGGTCCGCCCCCACGTCGACCGCGTGTTCTCGTTCGACGAGGCGGCGGAGGCGCACCGCTATCTCGAGGAGCGGAAGAACCGCGGGAAGGTCTTGCTCCGTCCGTAG
- the rpmE gene encoding 50S ribosomal protein L31, which translates to MQNDIHPDYPFVTVTLADGTEFTTRSTMGSDYKSEVDSSNHPFYTGKKTMVDTAGRVEKFMRRYGKSNAKQAAASQEEDAKAEAEAANAEG; encoded by the coding sequence ATGCAGAACGACATCCACCCCGACTACCCCTTCGTCACCGTCACGCTTGCGGACGGCACCGAGTTCACGACGCGCTCGACGATGGGAAGCGACTACAAATCCGAGGTCGACTCGTCGAACCACCCGTTCTATACGGGCAAGAAGACGATGGTCGACACGGCCGGCCGCGTTGAGAAGTTCATGCGGCGCTACGGCAAGTCCAACGCAAAGCAGGCCGCGGCGAGCCAGGAGGAAGACGCGAAGGCCGAGGCCGAAGCGGCCAACGCCGAGGGCTAA
- a CDS encoding thymidine phosphorylase, with the protein MPDLNVVRLITRKRDGGELAADDIEALVAAYTAGDVPDYQMAAFLMAAFLRGLSDDETVALTRAMLHSGTVLDLSDVPGVKVDKHSTGGVGDKVSLILAPMVAACQVPVPMISGRGLGHTGGTLDKLEAIPGFDVGLSIERYREVLGEVGAVLIGQTGEIAPADKLLYALRDVTGTVESIPLIAASILSKKLAEGIDALVLDVKAGRGAFMKDQTRARQLAETLVRVGRGFGTPTVALLTQMDVPLGRAIGNGPETAEAVRILKEETPAGGPCDDVIEVTLALAGEMLHLGGASETPEAGRGLAAAALRDGWSFGVLQEIVEAQGGDVDALDDPDSLMGEPVATVTADESGFVTDIDPLALGYAAVDLGAGRAKKEDDVDPKAGFVLHKKPGEPVEAGETIAQIYASDPDRADTEAVRAAFTIGAAPPAPRPLLLDRFDGTGWGGGTGEEHEGTG; encoded by the coding sequence GTGCCCGACCTCAACGTCGTCCGCCTGATCACCCGAAAGCGCGACGGCGGCGAGCTCGCCGCCGACGACATCGAAGCTCTCGTCGCCGCCTATACCGCCGGCGACGTGCCCGACTACCAGATGGCGGCGTTCCTCATGGCCGCCTTCCTCCGCGGGCTCAGCGACGACGAGACGGTCGCGCTCACGCGGGCCATGCTCCACAGCGGGACCGTCCTCGACCTCAGCGACGTGCCCGGCGTCAAGGTCGACAAGCACTCGACGGGCGGCGTCGGCGACAAGGTGTCGCTGATCCTCGCGCCGATGGTCGCGGCCTGCCAAGTCCCCGTCCCGATGATCTCGGGCCGCGGGCTCGGGCACACCGGCGGGACGCTCGACAAGCTGGAGGCGATCCCCGGCTTCGACGTCGGCCTCAGCATCGAGCGGTACCGCGAGGTGCTCGGCGAGGTCGGCGCCGTGCTCATCGGGCAGACGGGCGAGATCGCCCCGGCCGACAAGCTCCTCTACGCGCTCCGCGATGTGACCGGCACCGTCGAGTCGATCCCGCTCATCGCCGCGAGCATCCTGTCGAAAAAGCTGGCCGAGGGCATCGACGCGCTCGTGCTCGACGTGAAGGCCGGGCGGGGGGCGTTCATGAAGGACCAGACGCGGGCCCGCCAGCTCGCCGAGACGCTCGTCCGCGTCGGGCGCGGCTTCGGCACGCCAACGGTGGCGCTGCTCACTCAGATGGACGTCCCGCTGGGCCGGGCGATTGGGAACGGGCCCGAGACGGCCGAGGCCGTCCGGATCCTGAAGGAGGAGACGCCGGCCGGCGGGCCGTGCGACGACGTGATCGAGGTGACGCTCGCGCTCGCGGGCGAGATGCTCCACCTCGGCGGGGCCTCGGAGACCCCCGAGGCCGGGCGCGGTCTGGCCGCCGCCGCCCTCCGCGACGGCTGGTCGTTCGGCGTCCTCCAAGAGATCGTCGAGGCCCAGGGCGGCGACGTCGACGCGCTCGACGACCCCGACTCGCTCATGGGCGAGCCCGTCGCGACCGTCACCGCCGACGAATCCGGCTTCGTGACCGACATCGACCCGCTCGCGCTCGGCTACGCCGCCGTCGACCTCGGCGCCGGCCGGGCCAAGAAGGAGGACGACGTGGACCCGAAGGCCGGGTTCGTCCTCCACAAAAAGCCTGGGGAGCCCGTCGAGGCCGGCGAAACGATCGCCCAGATCTACGCCTCCGACCCCGACCGCGCCGACACCGAGGCGGTCCGGGCCGCGTTCACCATCGGCGCCGCCCCGCCGGCCCCGCGCCCGCTCCTCCTCGACCGCTTCGACGGGACGGGATGGGGTGGGGGCACGGGAGAGGAGCACGAGGGAACGGGCTGA
- a CDS encoding enoyl-CoA hydratase/isomerase family protein yields the protein MEFQTLRAETDADGVLTITLDRPDALNALSQQLVAELSKALRLARQPDVRGVVITGAGEKAFAAGADISEFAGMEPLDAHRFAARGQAVFNSIEGLPKPVVAAVNGFALGGGCELAMACHLRVAAEAAQFGQPEVQLGLIAGFGGTQRLPRLVGHGVAAEMLLTGARISAQRAYEVGLVNRVVPADQLLETAREFVLTIASKAPVAVAMTLQALRAADLPLPQGLQQEAALFAQCAATEDFAEGVMAFLNRETPDFQGR from the coding sequence ATGGAGTTCCAGACCCTCCGCGCCGAGACCGACGCCGACGGCGTCCTCACGATCACGCTCGACCGGCCCGACGCGCTCAACGCCCTCAGCCAGCAGCTCGTGGCCGAGTTGTCGAAGGCGCTCCGCCTCGCACGCCAGCCCGACGTCCGCGGCGTCGTCATCACCGGCGCGGGCGAGAAGGCGTTCGCGGCCGGCGCCGACATCTCGGAGTTCGCGGGCATGGAACCGCTCGACGCCCACCGGTTCGCGGCCCGCGGGCAGGCCGTGTTCAACTCCATTGAGGGCCTGCCGAAGCCGGTCGTCGCGGCCGTCAACGGGTTCGCGCTCGGCGGCGGGTGCGAGCTGGCGATGGCCTGCCACCTCCGCGTGGCCGCCGAGGCGGCCCAGTTCGGGCAGCCGGAGGTCCAGCTCGGCCTCATCGCCGGCTTCGGCGGGACGCAGCGGCTGCCGCGGCTCGTCGGCCACGGCGTCGCGGCGGAGATGCTCCTGACCGGCGCGCGGATCTCGGCACAGCGGGCCTACGAGGTCGGCCTCGTCAACCGCGTGGTCCCGGCCGACCAGCTCCTCGAGACGGCCCGCGAGTTCGTCCTCACGATCGCGTCGAAGGCCCCGGTCGCCGTGGCGATGACGCTCCAGGCCCTCCGTGCGGCCGACCTCCCGCTTCCCCAGGGGCTCCAGCAGGAGGCTGCCCTCTTCGCCCAGTGCGCCGCGACGGAGGACTTCGCCGAGGGCGTCATGGCGTTCCTCAACCGCGAGACGCCCGACTTCCAGGGCCGCTGA
- a CDS encoding ABC1 kinase family protein: protein MPPSDRDRSEPVPASEAGPVHPPDDAVGAGAAPFEGDGAPADDDAPAEYRERDEPSITEAEHETAEEGDARPAGPAGESPSAALHAEAAPGPVRADPTDPPPRAHRAESEQAVAADLRRLARLRRRHGTHDVPALDPGTEVARQAGFEVMDVGEPPSLVRRYFTTLRHATGLVYGSAVAVARDREQFAFVKGFPLFLIKLAAFFVKPLVRRDIRGLPIEKQLRRRLELLGPTYIKLGQVLALREDLLPPFITEELKNLLDRLPVMPFPEYLDRVAKGLGRPVDEMFSYIDPKPLGSASIGQIHAATTVDGDDVILKVVKPHIYVILKRDSRLLGFFGSFLQVFFSRYQPKKVLDEFAEYTLREVDLRREADNAEQMAINFADQPDIRFPTIYREYSSRLVLTMERFRGIRPDTPASRALPLEAREKLVDLGALTIIRMLYQDGFFHADLHPGNMFVLDAEPDAEGRVDPKVGFIDLGMVGYFDGDLRRTLLYYYFSLVTGDAENAARYLASVSQAGKKADPRGFQRAVAELCRRFYRAQKYGEVNVGQLIMESVGLAGQYRMYFPVELVLMTKALVTFEGVGQTLLPGFDVAEVSRKHVNKLFLHQFNPAALLKESLRGAPELVDLIVKSPTLMAEGIRFLESRIRSPDASPLAGLRTALLSGASLVSGVIAVTTGGPWFLWAPLFALAAGFALKRS, encoded by the coding sequence ATGCCGCCCTCCGACCGCGACCGCAGCGAGCCGGTCCCTGCCTCCGAGGCCGGGCCGGTCCACCCGCCCGACGACGCCGTCGGCGCGGGCGCGGCGCCCTTCGAGGGCGACGGGGCACCGGCGGACGACGACGCGCCCGCGGAGTATCGGGAGCGCGACGAGCCGTCGATCACGGAGGCGGAGCACGAGACGGCCGAGGAGGGCGACGCCCGCCCGGCCGGCCCCGCGGGCGAGTCGCCCAGCGCCGCGCTCCACGCCGAGGCCGCGCCCGGCCCCGTCCGCGCCGACCCGACGGACCCGCCGCCGCGCGCGCACCGAGCCGAGAGCGAGCAGGCCGTCGCCGCCGACCTCCGGCGCCTCGCCCGCCTCCGCCGCCGCCACGGCACGCACGACGTGCCGGCCCTCGACCCCGGCACCGAGGTCGCCCGGCAGGCCGGGTTCGAGGTCATGGACGTCGGCGAGCCGCCGTCGCTCGTCCGGCGCTACTTCACGACGCTCCGCCACGCGACCGGCCTCGTGTATGGGAGCGCCGTGGCCGTGGCCCGCGACCGGGAGCAGTTTGCGTTCGTCAAGGGCTTCCCGCTGTTCCTCATCAAGCTGGCGGCGTTCTTCGTCAAGCCGCTCGTCCGCCGCGACATCCGCGGGCTGCCGATCGAGAAACAGCTCCGCCGCCGCCTCGAGCTCCTCGGGCCGACCTACATCAAGCTCGGGCAGGTGCTGGCGCTCCGCGAGGACCTCCTGCCGCCGTTCATCACGGAGGAGTTGAAGAACCTCCTGGATCGGCTCCCGGTGATGCCGTTCCCGGAGTACCTCGACCGTGTGGCGAAGGGGCTCGGGCGGCCGGTCGACGAGATGTTCAGCTACATCGACCCGAAGCCGCTCGGGAGCGCGTCGATCGGCCAGATCCACGCGGCGACGACGGTCGACGGCGACGACGTCATCCTGAAGGTCGTCAAGCCGCACATCTACGTCATCCTCAAGCGGGACTCGCGGCTGCTCGGCTTTTTCGGGTCGTTCCTCCAGGTGTTCTTCAGCCGCTACCAGCCGAAGAAGGTCCTCGACGAGTTCGCCGAGTACACGCTCCGGGAGGTCGACCTGCGGCGGGAGGCCGACAACGCGGAGCAGATGGCGATCAACTTCGCCGACCAGCCCGACATCCGGTTCCCGACGATCTACCGGGAGTACTCGAGCCGGCTCGTCTTGACGATGGAGCGGTTCCGCGGCATCCGGCCGGACACGCCCGCCAGCCGCGCGTTGCCGCTCGAGGCCCGCGAGAAGCTCGTCGACCTCGGCGCGCTCACGATCATCCGGATGCTCTACCAGGACGGCTTCTTCCACGCCGACCTCCACCCGGGTAACATGTTCGTGCTCGACGCCGAGCCCGACGCCGAGGGCCGCGTCGACCCGAAGGTCGGGTTCATCGACCTCGGGATGGTCGGCTACTTCGACGGCGACCTCCGGCGGACGCTCCTCTACTACTACTTCTCGCTCGTGACCGGCGACGCCGAGAACGCCGCGCGCTACCTCGCGTCGGTGTCGCAGGCGGGCAAGAAGGCCGACCCGCGCGGCTTCCAGCGGGCCGTCGCGGAGCTGTGTCGCCGGTTCTACCGGGCGCAGAAGTACGGCGAGGTCAACGTCGGCCAGCTCATCATGGAGTCGGTGGGGCTGGCGGGCCAGTACCGGATGTACTTCCCGGTCGAGCTCGTGCTCATGACGAAGGCGCTCGTGACGTTCGAGGGCGTCGGCCAGACGCTCCTGCCGGGGTTCGACGTGGCCGAGGTGAGTCGGAAGCACGTCAACAAGCTGTTCCTGCACCAGTTCAACCCGGCGGCGCTCCTGAAGGAGAGCCTCCGCGGCGCGCCGGAATTGGTCGACCTCATCGTCAAGAGCCCGACGCTGATGGCCGAGGGCATCCGCTTTCTGGAGTCGCGGATCCGGAGCCCCGACGCGTCGCCGCTGGCGGGCCTCCGGACGGCGCTCCTCTCGGGCGCGAGCCTCGTGTCCGGCGTGATCGCGGTCACGACCGGCGGCCCGTGGTTCCTGTGGGCCCCGCTGTTCGCGCTCGCGGCCGGCTTCGCCCTCAAGCGCAGCTAG
- a CDS encoding PspA/IM30 family protein — MWKRFSRLIKSLFGGAISAMEDPRLILEQNMRELNDQVPKMNENIATVKANVMLLQKEHRKYTTEQTSLTSKIKAAIQAGRDDIAQRYAVQLQGVKEAQARTGEQLQFAEQAYDKALQVKKAFMREREKKIGEAKEALRAHERAKWQAKIADTLEQFEVAGVDSTHDEMVRRVNEQSAKNEARMEMALDSIDTEAMQIEEDAQELQAAELVKQFKLEMGMSEPPAREAAPAPQLQIPDEPAASEEAPAERDRTRTE, encoded by the coding sequence ATGTGGAAGCGATTCTCCCGTCTCATCAAGTCTCTCTTTGGGGGGGCCATCTCCGCGATGGAGGACCCCCGCCTGATCCTCGAGCAGAACATGCGCGAGTTGAACGATCAGGTCCCGAAGATGAACGAGAACATCGCGACGGTGAAGGCCAACGTGATGCTGCTTCAGAAGGAGCACCGGAAGTACACCACCGAGCAGACCTCGCTCACGTCGAAGATCAAGGCCGCCATCCAGGCCGGCCGTGACGACATCGCCCAGCGCTACGCCGTCCAACTCCAGGGCGTCAAGGAGGCCCAGGCGCGGACGGGCGAGCAGCTCCAGTTCGCCGAGCAGGCCTACGACAAGGCGCTCCAGGTCAAGAAGGCCTTCATGCGCGAGCGCGAGAAGAAGATCGGCGAGGCCAAGGAGGCCCTCCGCGCGCACGAGCGGGCCAAGTGGCAGGCCAAGATCGCCGACACGCTCGAGCAGTTCGAGGTCGCCGGCGTCGACTCGACGCACGACGAGATGGTCCGCCGCGTCAACGAGCAGTCGGCCAAGAACGAGGCGCGGATGGAGATGGCGCTCGACTCGATCGACACGGAGGCCATGCAGATCGAGGAGGACGCCCAGGAGCTCCAGGCGGCCGAGCTCGTGAAGCAGTTCAAGCTCGAGATGGGGATGTCGGAGCCGCCGGCCCGGGAGGCCGCGCCCGCCCCACAGCTCCAGATCCCCGACGAGCCCGCCGCCTCGGAGGAGGCCCCCGCCGAGCGCGACCGGACGCGAACGGAATAG